One Thermicanus aegyptius DSM 12793 DNA segment encodes these proteins:
- the pstB gene encoding phosphate ABC transporter ATP-binding protein PstB: MTDHQETIRYPIETRDLHVYYGENHAVKGISLQFQKNKVTALIGPSGCGKSTYIRSLNRMNDVIPTVRTEGEILVDGINLNRPDIDVSNLRKKVGMVWQKPNPFNKSIYENIALAPRFHGVKGRKKLDEIVERSLVKAALWNEVKDRLHESALSLSGGQQQRLCIARALAIEPEILLLDEPASALDPISTSKIEELIYELKRNYTIIIVTHNMQQAARISDYTAFFLNGTLVEYNRTDQIFTNPQKKETEDYVTGRFG; encoded by the coding sequence ATGACGGACCACCAAGAAACCATACGCTATCCCATCGAGACCCGGGATTTACATGTTTATTACGGAGAAAATCACGCGGTGAAGGGGATTAGCCTCCAATTTCAAAAAAATAAAGTAACTGCCCTGATCGGTCCTTCCGGATGTGGGAAATCTACTTACATCCGCTCACTCAATCGGATGAATGATGTGATTCCCACCGTACGAACCGAAGGGGAGATCTTGGTTGACGGGATCAACCTGAACCGCCCCGACATTGATGTGAGCAATCTGCGAAAGAAAGTTGGAATGGTTTGGCAGAAGCCAAACCCTTTTAACAAATCGATTTACGAGAATATCGCGTTGGCTCCACGCTTCCACGGGGTGAAAGGAAGAAAGAAGCTAGATGAGATCGTGGAGCGAAGTTTGGTAAAAGCCGCCCTTTGGAATGAAGTAAAAGATCGCCTTCATGAATCGGCCCTCTCTCTCTCCGGGGGGCAACAGCAGCGGTTATGCATCGCCCGTGCTCTCGCCATAGAACCGGAAATTTTACTCCTTGATGAACCTGCTTCCGCTCTGGATCCCATTTCCACCAGTAAAATTGAAGAGCTGATCTATGAATTGAAGAGAAATTATACCATCATTATCGTCACCCACAATATGCAACAAGCAGCTCGCATTTCCGATTATACCGCCTTCTTTTTAAACGGGACGCTCGTGGAATATAATCGGACGGATCAAATCTTTACCAACCCGCAAAAGAAAGAAACAGAGGATTATGTGACAGGACGATTTGGTTAA
- the pstB gene encoding phosphate ABC transporter ATP-binding protein PstB, translating to MTLTTEKKTIIKVNHLNLFYGTNQALFDITMDMEEKQVVALIGPSGCGKSTFLRTLNRMNDLIPNVHIEGDVVIHDLNIYGPQVDVVDLRKRVGMVFQRPNPFPLSIFDNVAYGPRIHGLKDKKRLSEIVERSLRQAFLWEEVKDRLHAPATGLSGGQQQRLVIARVLAVEPEIVLMDEPTSALDPISTAKIEELLQDLKKDYTIVIVTHNMQQAARISDRTAFFLNGVLIEYDTTEEIFQNPKQQKTEEYITGRFG from the coding sequence ATGACCTTGACGACGGAGAAGAAAACGATCATTAAAGTGAATCATCTAAACCTTTTTTACGGCACCAACCAGGCTCTCTTCGATATTACGATGGATATGGAAGAAAAACAGGTGGTCGCTCTTATCGGACCGTCCGGCTGCGGGAAATCCACCTTTTTGCGGACGTTAAACCGGATGAACGACTTAATCCCCAATGTCCATATTGAAGGCGATGTCGTCATCCACGACTTGAACATTTATGGCCCTCAAGTGGATGTCGTCGACCTGAGAAAGAGGGTGGGAATGGTTTTCCAGCGTCCCAATCCTTTTCCCTTATCGATCTTCGATAACGTCGCCTATGGCCCCCGGATCCATGGGCTTAAGGATAAAAAGAGATTAAGTGAGATTGTGGAACGAAGCTTAAGGCAAGCCTTTTTGTGGGAAGAGGTGAAAGACCGTCTTCATGCACCGGCCACAGGGCTGTCCGGCGGTCAACAGCAGAGACTGGTCATCGCCAGGGTTCTGGCCGTTGAACCGGAGATTGTCCTGATGGATGAACCCACCTCCGCCTTAGATCCGATCTCCACAGCGAAGATTGAGGAATTGTTGCAGGATCTAAAGAAAGATTACACCATCGTCATCGTCACTCATAATATGCAACAGGCTGCCCGCATCTCCGACCGGACCGCTTTCTTCCTAAACGGCGTCCTCATTGAGTATGATACGACGGAGGAAATTTTTCAGAATCCTAAGCAACAAAAAACGGAGGAGTATATTACAGGAAGATTTGGATGA
- the phoU gene encoding phosphate signaling complex protein PhoU: MAPRTAFEGNLKDMKEKLLTMSGLVEQMLTEAFDSLNRGDLELAEKVLLKDREINQLDDEINNEAIHLFATQQPVAKDLRKLLTAIKISTELERMGDYSVDIAKIAIRLNGERLIKPLIDLKKMMDISIGMVKDGIEAYLYEDVEKARNMAERDNEVDRLFGTIVPELHLLVGENKAYVDQTTSLAFVARYIERIADHATNIGEMVVYLVTAHKPDLN, encoded by the coding sequence GTGGCTCCAAGGACGGCCTTTGAAGGAAATTTAAAGGATATGAAGGAAAAATTGCTCACGATGAGCGGTTTGGTAGAACAAATGTTGACAGAGGCTTTTGATTCTTTAAACCGGGGAGACCTGGAATTGGCGGAAAAAGTTCTCCTAAAGGATCGGGAGATTAACCAACTGGATGATGAGATTAATAATGAAGCGATCCATCTTTTCGCCACACAGCAACCGGTGGCAAAAGACTTGCGTAAATTGCTGACGGCTATAAAAATTTCCACCGAATTGGAAAGAATGGGCGATTATTCCGTGGATATCGCCAAGATCGCCATCCGGCTAAATGGAGAGCGTCTTATCAAACCGCTGATCGACCTCAAGAAAATGATGGATATCTCCATCGGAATGGTAAAGGATGGGATTGAAGCCTATCTTTACGAAGATGTGGAAAAGGCTCGGAATATGGCGGAACGGGATAATGAAGTGGACCGCCTCTTTGGAACGATCGTTCCGGAATTGCACCTCCTCGTCGGCGAAAACAAGGCCTACGTGGATCAGACCACCTCACTCGCCTTTGTTGCCCGCTATATCGAGCGGATTGCCGATCATGCAACCAATATTGGGGAGATGGTCGTTTATCTGGTTACGGCACATAAGCCGGATTTAAATTAG
- the nrdR gene encoding transcriptional regulator NrdR, protein MRCPFCDHPDSRVLDSRPADEGRSIRRRRECTACLRRFTTFERVEEIPLMVIKKDGSREEFSKEKIIHGLIRACEKRPVSMDTLQHIADEVEREMRNTGLSEVESRRIGEAVMERLIEVDEVAYVRFASVYRQFKDISVFLKELNQLLQK, encoded by the coding sequence ATGCGTTGCCCTTTTTGTGATCATCCGGATTCCCGCGTTCTTGACTCCCGGCCGGCCGACGAGGGTAGGTCGATCCGCCGCCGGCGGGAATGTACGGCCTGCCTCAGGAGATTTACCACCTTTGAGCGGGTGGAAGAGATCCCGCTGATGGTGATCAAAAAGGATGGAAGCCGGGAAGAATTTAGCAAGGAGAAGATCATCCACGGGTTGATTCGGGCCTGCGAAAAACGGCCTGTCTCCATGGACACCCTTCAACATATTGCCGACGAGGTAGAACGGGAGATGCGCAATACCGGTCTCTCTGAAGTGGAGAGCAGACGAATCGGGGAGGCGGTGATGGAGCGCCTCATCGAGGTGGATGAGGTGGCGTATGTACGCTTTGCCAGCGTCTATCGCCAGTTTAAAGATATCAGCGTCTTCCTGAAGGAATTAAACCAGCTATTACAAAAATAA
- a CDS encoding ABC transporter substrate-binding protein → MAVQRKNLLLLFALFFLLLSGCTVGSYRLDEEKNPSNQRVGVNTEPVIGGELLYQALALPEWNPLKWLEATDQLNFAERLVYRGLFTYTAEGDWKGDLVDQFSLEENGEKKILHFTLKKDAKWQDGSPVTFADVQFTLETYLNPFFYGAWKQDLSYIDGTSLYRSGKTAHIGGIRQGKDGEILIDVTSPTSSFYHALTAPLLPAKSLSGKSPEEIQEMAQKGKVMGTGPFKAVSIGAGEYRFERAFSYKEGGPYLDRIVIHPSQGSGKSEWAGIDLMEVPPSPDAKAPEGYKEMRIPARLYDYLGFNLQSPSLRPEVRTAISLRMDREAMVNQALFGQGVPASGLLPPGYGGTDGSPTPDEKKAVAVMEALGYSTDKPLTLTLTYPQDPPLMERLAEELRRELQTIHIQLNEKPMPKDQFYASLFSGEKMELFLHSWPYVEDLGLWWKMFGREHDVENLGLNVYHYGDAEVSTLLQTIYRTAPFALSKEKVKEAAAKLEKAEFLLPLFTPVQKFWVNGALHGVKIDGDGNFLQVETWWKEK, encoded by the coding sequence ATGGCAGTGCAGCGAAAGAACCTCCTCCTCCTCTTCGCACTTTTTTTTCTCCTCTTATCCGGATGTACGGTTGGTTCATACCGTCTTGACGAAGAGAAAAACCCCTCGAATCAACGGGTAGGTGTGAATACAGAGCCGGTAATCGGTGGTGAGTTGCTCTACCAAGCCCTCGCTTTGCCTGAATGGAATCCCTTAAAATGGCTTGAAGCGACGGATCAACTGAATTTTGCCGAGCGACTCGTCTATCGTGGTCTTTTTACCTATACCGCCGAGGGCGATTGGAAGGGAGACCTGGTGGATCAGTTTTCACTGGAAGAAAACGGAGAGAAAAAAATTCTCCATTTTACACTGAAAAAGGACGCGAAGTGGCAGGATGGTTCTCCCGTCACCTTCGCAGACGTCCAATTTACACTGGAGACCTATTTAAACCCTTTCTTCTACGGAGCGTGGAAACAGGATCTTTCATATATTGACGGGACCTCCCTTTATCGAAGCGGCAAGACGGCCCATATTGGCGGCATCCGCCAAGGAAAGGATGGGGAGATCCTGATTGACGTGACCTCGCCAACCTCTTCCTTCTACCATGCTTTAACCGCTCCCCTCTTGCCGGCCAAGAGTCTCTCCGGAAAAAGCCCCGAGGAGATTCAGGAGATGGCCCAAAAGGGAAAGGTGATGGGGACAGGACCGTTTAAGGCGGTTTCCATCGGTGCAGGGGAATACCGGTTTGAACGCGCATTTTCGTACAAAGAAGGGGGCCCTTATTTAGACCGGATTGTGATTCATCCCTCCCAGGGAAGTGGGAAGAGTGAGTGGGCAGGGATTGATTTGATGGAAGTTCCCCCCTCTCCTGACGCAAAAGCGCCCGAGGGATATAAGGAAATGAGGATTCCGGCTCGTCTTTATGATTATCTTGGATTTAATCTCCAGTCTCCTTCTCTCCGTCCGGAGGTGCGAACAGCCATCTCCTTAAGGATGGATCGGGAAGCGATGGTAAACCAGGCTCTCTTTGGGCAAGGCGTGCCCGCATCCGGTCTTCTTCCCCCCGGATATGGAGGGACCGATGGCTCTCCCACCCCCGATGAAAAGAAGGCCGTCGCGGTGATGGAAGCTTTGGGTTATTCCACGGATAAGCCGCTTACGCTAACCCTCACGTATCCTCAGGATCCCCCTCTGATGGAAAGGCTGGCAGAGGAATTACGAAGAGAATTACAGACGATTCATATCCAACTCAATGAAAAACCCATGCCGAAGGATCAATTTTACGCCTCCCTCTTCTCCGGAGAAAAGATGGAGCTTTTCCTCCATTCTTGGCCCTATGTGGAAGATCTGGGGCTTTGGTGGAAAATGTTCGGAAGGGAGCATGATGTGGAAAATCTGGGGTTGAACGTTTACCACTATGGGGATGCTGAGGTCAGTACCCTTTTGCAAACGATCTATCGGACCGCTCCCTTCGCCCTCTCAAAAGAAAAGGTAAAGGAGGCGGCAGCAAAATTGGAGAAGGCGGAATTTCTTCTTCCCCTCTTTACTCCTGTGCAAAAGTTTTGGGTGAATGGAGCCCTCCATGGAGTGAAGATCGATGGGGACGGGAATTTCCTGCAGGTAGAGACGTGGTGGAAAGAGAAGTGA
- a CDS encoding DnaD domain protein — protein sequence MIVKELLPQTVYRLRMLRPLAESELRVITQFYLPIIQQEAYSLYLFFYHSLSPDRGVGEEQTHLYIFQMMGMELPRFLKARKRLEGVGLLSTYRVIEKEAYEYLLRPPLTPYEFVQSDVLALSLLNRLGKEGYRKLRERFQLSPSLSWDFEEKKEEVTISFKEVAQELMMSDTPPQVSSESVQFLRRFEEGRKLPPLSSTGEPLSPKIDLDFEYLAGFYPREERDFLFSEENKGRFLRYALLYGLDSMEMGLLLKDSYLDGKRGWDLVRFEELAKKMKRRDQGAMGSSSIRDAHPRVSGETRPVQREMREPKSVEEHLRNLKSITPYQLLRNYQDGGEISQPDQKLLDYLLHDLALPSEVVNVLIDFILLTNDNKLPGAYTEKIAGSWKRKGFKTAEEAFTFARQEYWRNMAKQSGIASPTNGKETKENKARRKGEKRREVPRYIWLQAEQDAKAEKEREEMQREATVNLEEVKQLIDELEEKG from the coding sequence ATGATCGTCAAGGAGCTTCTTCCCCAAACGGTCTATCGATTACGGATGCTTCGCCCTTTGGCAGAGAGCGAACTAAGAGTTATCACCCAATTTTATCTTCCCATCATTCAACAGGAGGCGTACAGCCTCTATCTTTTCTTTTATCATTCGCTCTCTCCCGATCGTGGGGTGGGAGAAGAACAGACGCATCTTTATATATTCCAGATGATGGGAATGGAACTTCCACGTTTTCTGAAAGCGCGAAAACGTTTGGAAGGGGTGGGCCTCCTCTCCACTTATCGGGTTATTGAAAAAGAGGCATATGAATACTTGCTCCGTCCTCCCCTAACCCCTTACGAATTCGTGCAAAGCGATGTGCTCGCTCTTTCTCTATTAAATCGCTTGGGAAAAGAAGGGTACCGGAAACTGAGGGAGAGGTTCCAACTCTCCCCATCCCTCTCCTGGGATTTTGAAGAGAAGAAAGAAGAGGTGACGATCTCCTTTAAAGAGGTGGCTCAGGAACTGATGATGAGCGATACTCCTCCTCAAGTCTCTTCAGAGTCGGTTCAATTTCTGCGCCGATTTGAAGAAGGGCGTAAACTCCCCCCCCTCTCCTCGACGGGGGAACCCCTCTCACCGAAGATCGACTTAGATTTTGAGTACCTGGCCGGATTTTATCCCAGAGAGGAGCGGGATTTCCTCTTTTCGGAGGAGAATAAGGGAAGATTCCTCCGCTATGCGCTTCTTTATGGGCTTGACTCCATGGAGATGGGCCTCCTCCTGAAAGATTCTTACCTGGATGGGAAGAGGGGCTGGGATTTGGTCCGCTTTGAGGAATTGGCCAAAAAGATGAAGAGGAGGGATCAAGGAGCGATGGGTTCCTCCTCGATAAGAGATGCTCATCCCCGGGTGAGTGGGGAGACTCGACCTGTTCAGAGGGAGATGAGGGAACCGAAAAGTGTCGAAGAACACCTTCGCAATTTAAAGTCGATTACTCCCTATCAATTGCTCCGCAATTACCAGGATGGCGGGGAGATTTCCCAACCGGATCAAAAATTGTTAGACTATCTTCTTCACGATCTTGCCCTTCCAAGCGAGGTTGTAAATGTCCTGATCGATTTTATCCTTCTTACCAATGACAACAAACTACCGGGGGCTTATACGGAGAAAATCGCCGGCAGTTGGAAACGGAAAGGTTTTAAAACGGCCGAAGAAGCTTTTACCTTCGCCAGGCAGGAATATTGGCGGAACATGGCGAAGCAATCAGGGATCGCTTCTCCGACGAACGGCAAAGAAACGAAGGAGAATAAAGCGAGGAGAAAAGGGGAGAAAAGGCGTGAGGTTCCCCGATACATTTGGTTGCAGGCCGAACAGGATGCAAAGGCGGAAAAAGAGAGAGAAGAAATGCAACGGGAGGCAACGGTCAATTTGGAAGAGGTGAAACAGTTGATCGATGAACTGGAAGAGAAGGGATGA
- the dnaI gene encoding primosomal protein DnaI, with product MFRTIGETLKLNPEMVRRVKQSYQERREVLFAHPKVKEWMEKEGISREQALFSLSEILHWVKEEEHCASCPGYDACPNMFRGHRSLPQVENGHLYFLYRPCPLQLQQERAERQKRLFRSHLIPHDMLSVSFKDLEMDEGNGEAIRAAVLFCRQFSERKGRGLYFYGEFGVGKSYLMGAVANRLVEEGYSVYFVHVPTFFREIKQSLADQSFTEKMRELETCDCLILDDIGAENFTPWLRDEVLGPLLQYRIQNEKPILYTSNLSYEKLAEHMASTGKGEMDEMKSLRILERIRSYTDAYLMYGKNRRRK from the coding sequence ATGTTTCGCACAATTGGGGAGACATTAAAACTTAATCCGGAAATGGTACGCAGGGTTAAGCAGTCCTACCAGGAAAGACGGGAGGTCCTCTTCGCCCATCCGAAAGTGAAGGAGTGGATGGAGAAGGAAGGGATCTCCCGAGAGCAGGCGCTCTTTTCCCTGTCGGAAATCCTCCACTGGGTGAAGGAAGAGGAGCATTGTGCCTCTTGTCCGGGATATGATGCATGTCCCAATATGTTTAGAGGACATCGCTCCCTGCCCCAGGTGGAGAATGGGCACCTCTACTTCTTATACCGTCCGTGTCCATTACAGCTCCAACAGGAACGGGCGGAGCGGCAGAAACGCCTATTCCGCAGCCACCTCATTCCCCACGATATGCTTTCCGTCAGTTTTAAGGATCTGGAGATGGATGAAGGGAATGGGGAAGCGATTCGGGCCGCCGTTCTTTTCTGCCGTCAATTTTCGGAGAGGAAGGGGAGGGGGCTTTACTTTTATGGAGAGTTTGGAGTAGGGAAGAGCTATCTCATGGGAGCGGTCGCCAATCGATTGGTGGAAGAGGGGTATTCCGTCTATTTTGTCCATGTTCCTACGTTCTTCAGGGAGATTAAGCAGTCGTTGGCGGATCAATCCTTCACCGAAAAGATGAGAGAATTAGAAACATGTGATTGCCTGATCCTTGACGATATCGGAGCGGAAAATTTTACGCCGTGGCTGCGGGATGAGGTATTAGGCCCCCTCCTCCAGTATCGGATCCAGAATGAGAAACCTATTCTTTATACCTCCAATTTAAGTTATGAGAAGCTGGCTGAGCATATGGCCAGTACCGGAAAAGGGGAGATGGATGAGATGAAGTCCCTCCGCATTCTGGAACGGATCCGTTCCTATACCGATGCTTACCTGATGTACGGGAAGAACCGTCGGCGAAAATAA
- the mqnC gene encoding cyclic dehypoxanthinyl futalosine synthase, with the protein MTKIDAILERALRGERLTFEDGLMLYESDEVEKIGAAAHQIMLKNHPEFPITTFVIGRNINYSNICDTFCRFCAFYRPSGHQEGYLLSDEEILQKIKETIDVGGTEILMQGGTHPNLPFQYYLDLLRKIKSHFPQITMHSFSVAEILKMKEVSGLPLEEVIRRLHEAGLDSLPGAGAEILDDRTRMKISRRKGSWTEWIHVMEMAHRLGISTTATMVIGFGESMEERVLHLLRIRESQDKAVASGKVGYLAFIPWTFQPENTHLSVEKVGPEEYLKNLAISRLMLDNVKNFQSSWVTMGPEVGKLSLSYGCNDFGSTMMEENVVSAAACTYKVNTNLILDLIRQAGRVPAQRNTRYEILRIFEEHERAENDFVMQN; encoded by the coding sequence ATGACGAAGATTGATGCCATATTAGAACGGGCCCTCAGAGGGGAGCGGCTTACCTTTGAAGATGGGCTTATGCTGTATGAAAGCGACGAGGTGGAGAAGATCGGCGCAGCCGCCCACCAAATCATGTTGAAGAATCATCCTGAATTTCCGATTACCACCTTTGTCATCGGAAGGAACATCAATTATTCCAATATCTGTGATACGTTCTGCCGTTTTTGCGCCTTTTACCGTCCTTCAGGACATCAAGAAGGATATCTTTTGTCCGATGAAGAGATCCTGCAGAAGATCAAGGAAACGATCGACGTGGGCGGGACGGAGATCCTGATGCAGGGAGGGACGCATCCAAACCTCCCTTTCCAATATTACTTAGACCTGCTGCGAAAGATTAAGTCCCATTTTCCCCAGATCACCATGCACTCCTTCTCGGTGGCCGAGATCTTAAAGATGAAGGAAGTATCTGGGTTGCCCCTGGAGGAAGTGATCCGCCGGCTCCATGAGGCAGGCCTTGATTCCCTACCCGGTGCCGGAGCGGAGATCCTGGATGACCGGACCCGCATGAAGATAAGCCGGCGCAAAGGATCCTGGACCGAATGGATCCATGTGATGGAGATGGCCCATCGGTTGGGGATTTCCACCACCGCCACGATGGTGATCGGCTTCGGAGAGAGCATGGAGGAGCGTGTCCTGCATCTCCTTCGCATCCGGGAATCCCAGGATAAGGCTGTGGCCAGCGGAAAGGTGGGTTACCTCGCCTTTATCCCTTGGACCTTCCAGCCGGAGAATACCCATCTATCCGTGGAAAAGGTGGGACCGGAAGAATACCTGAAAAACCTAGCCATCTCCCGCCTCATGCTGGATAACGTGAAGAATTTCCAATCCTCCTGGGTTACGATGGGACCGGAGGTAGGAAAGCTTTCTTTAAGCTACGGTTGCAATGATTTCGGCTCTACGATGATGGAGGAAAATGTGGTCTCGGCGGCAGCTTGTACCTATAAAGTAAATACCAATCTTATTCTGGACCTCATTCGGCAAGCGGGAAGGGTTCCTGCCCAGCGAAATACCCGATATGAGATCCTCCGCATTTTTGAGGAACATGAACGGGCGGAGAACGATTTCGTGATGCAGAACTAG
- a CDS encoding putative sporulation protein YtxC, which yields MFTIYVEKNRASLLEDHLSGYRPAVQGEWAYIKVRELNHGLFDGLTRLVENGYEKVEYREILKKQFHFEKEMEIEAILRFLDSFLQGEDGGEETRRTRMAEEIAQLLTERLSIHMGGYYRFRWRKRVEAEIDLLERAIDEYLMDREYQEYVDFLREYTEGREAKREEIHLVHRGSRHFLLLHHDGTPIQLKREDGAEGEKEGFDEEDQVFTDLLNLSPKRIILHTRERDFHLVRTIAQVFPERITYCNGCFMCEADWNRMRT from the coding sequence GTGTTTACCATTTATGTGGAGAAAAATAGGGCCTCCCTGTTGGAAGATCATCTCTCCGGATATCGGCCCGCCGTCCAGGGAGAATGGGCCTATATAAAAGTAAGGGAGTTAAATCATGGGCTTTTTGACGGGTTAACACGGTTGGTGGAGAACGGGTATGAAAAGGTAGAATATCGCGAGATTCTCAAAAAGCAATTTCACTTTGAGAAGGAGATGGAGATCGAAGCCATTCTTAGGTTTCTGGACTCCTTCCTTCAGGGGGAAGATGGGGGAGAAGAAACGAGAAGGACAAGGATGGCGGAGGAGATCGCTCAACTTCTTACGGAGCGGCTTTCCATCCATATGGGAGGGTACTACCGTTTTCGCTGGAGGAAAAGGGTGGAGGCGGAGATCGATTTGCTGGAGCGGGCCATCGATGAATATCTCATGGATCGGGAGTATCAGGAATACGTGGATTTTCTCAGGGAATATACCGAAGGGCGGGAAGCGAAGAGGGAGGAAATTCACCTGGTTCATCGAGGCAGCCGCCATTTCCTTCTCCTTCATCACGACGGCACCCCGATTCAGTTAAAACGGGAGGACGGGGCAGAAGGGGAAAAAGAGGGTTTCGATGAAGAGGATCAGGTTTTTACCGATCTGCTGAACCTATCCCCGAAGCGGATCATTCTTCATACCCGGGAGAGGGATTTTCACTTGGTCCGCACCATCGCCCAGGTATTCCCGGAACGGATTACCTATTGTAACGGTTGTTTTATGTGCGAGGCGGATTGGAATCGTATGCGAACGTAA